From a single Balearica regulorum gibbericeps isolate bBalReg1 chromosome 11, bBalReg1.pri, whole genome shotgun sequence genomic region:
- the SHROOM4 gene encoding protein Shroom4 isoform X4 — translation MERAEGRPGAPQYVHVQLQGGAPWGFTLRGGLEHGEPLIISKVEDGGKAALSRRLQPGDELVNISGTPLYGSCQEALILIKGSYRTLKMIVRRRSVPVLRPHSWHVSKLAESRPDIPAMHCPADAFSLSWPSGCDVSELSLQWNPLSRHCSTDQSSSIGSMESLDQPSQAYYEGDPSPVDQGMYHSKRDSAYSSFSASSIASDCTLSLRPEEAASVDSGLQGTCKPPDGRYLTTGAESPASRHPEAWRAPVPPQPPVRRDSLRAAPASGGDRRRVSVSADMLHAKGRWISDTFLCQRDGEVEAVGGRMPAPYPTKDRLSADQYYMLSSHPDRCPAEPLLGENTEPGDRLYPDGSMHRVPDAAAAGDKLLLSPLKSHMPHRHSAPEQLLASQLRSLQVGTGSGRASPAPDGHRWTLSPLHPEGSRPGATGATEDPPLCPEPCRRPPPCRCCPEPQRACRQDGQGASPVRGTEGLAEEESRAAGRRAGGPPHRSAQMRRRSDRFATSLRNEIQRRKAQLQKSRGPGAPMPSEEPVDEAEEPPEGSVPAEGPRAPAERLSPGPSEDGRNPGRSGDRGIPTPDPLPVPKGPPSPERVVPTGRGRWRWSPERKLQRQRSPSPGELEGYSQGPAAPSSPPRDDDEAVLLPFADRRRFFEESSRPAPPRHCKPPAGDPGAFQPPGPERRDARRLSVDQPYGSPSPGRPGSASPYAECCREQPPCYKPLGRPGELEYLRGFSYPYGGPVRPEPCRYCGGDLCPPPLPRGHACRCHPQPWVRCSDCCCPAPRPGREESDAWPPRRAFAPEFPPDEWEPPATTRKASQSISELSHYQLGFPRLGPFRPCFESAEPEWPPCYRATSTHDLLWDGNRLAHSAESPPDSLHRPLRGRAFSESHLNLEPTSPRGRDRRDLLRAKLDPPGVPKKKGPPPPRPPPPNWEKYRQRRTSQHLPDGSGHGSAFTATPVPTCSITEAVRERSQSFTGEQGGRSRGHAARPPAPPGAWPRPEPSGSLHRTPEPDAGSTEICSRAVGAGEDRPKMKHPWEMEEQPQRLGWNQERAWAGPRGAGRDRALAGILAPSAPLGTEVMGNLLVAGERQAWREHFQEDWRLEALAQDRQGFEPISPPPGSTASSISYPAYYGVAAGRAEPLSKVKELPEVVEGSSEDDEEEVDHELVEKKLQLIESLSRKLAVLREAQRGLQEDISANGALGEDVAARLQALCTPGEFDKYRLFVGDLDKVVNLLLSLSGRLARVETALDSLGPHAPAEDKVALQEKQRLLAEQLEDAKELKEHVGRREEAVGAMVARYLPTEHLQDYQHFVKMKSALIAEQRELEEKIKLGQEQLRCLRESLGQAPKGC, via the exons ATGGAGCGGGCCGAGGGCCGGCCCGGTGCCCCCCAGTACGTGCATGTGCAGCTGCAGGGGGGCGCGCCCTGGGGCTTCACGCTGCGCGGCGGGCTGGAGCACGGCGAGCCCCTCATCATCTCCAAG GTGGAGGACGGAGGCAAGGCTGCGCTGTCCCGCCGGCTGCAGCCAGGCGACGAGCTGGTGAACATCAGTGGGACACCTCTGtacgggtcctgccaggaggCCCTGATCCTCATCAAGGGCTCCTACCGCACCCTGAAGATGATCGTCCGCAG GAGGAGCGTGCCCGTCCTCCGGCCCCATTCCTGGCATGTGTCCAAGCTCGCCGAAAGCCGCCCCGACATCCCCGCCATGCACTGCCCTGCTGATGCCTTCAGCCTCTCCTGGCCCTCAGGTTGTGATGTCAG CGAGCTGTCCCTGCAGTGGAACCCGCTGTCCCGGCACTGCAGCACCGACCAGAGCAGCTCCATTGGGAGCATGGAGAGCCTGGACCAGCCCAGCCAGGCCTACTATGAAGGGGACCCCTCACCCGTTGACCAGGGCATGTACCACAGCAAGCGGGACTCGGCCTACAGCTCCTTCTCTGCCAGCTCCATCGCCTCCGACTGCACTCTCTCCCTCCGCCCTGAGGAGGCTGCCTCTGTCGACTCTGGCCTCCAAGGCACCTGCAAGCCCCCCGACGGGCGCTACTTGACCACGGGGGCCGAGTCACCCGCCAGCCGGCACCCCGAGGCCTGGCGGGCgcctgtgcccccccagccccctgtcAGGAGGGACAGCCTGCGGGCAGCCCCGGCCAGCGGAGGGGACAGGCGCCGGGTGTCTGTGTCGGCTGACATGCTGCATGCCAAAGGCCGCTGGATCTCCGATACCTTCCTctgccagcgggacggggaggtgGAGGCAGTGGGTGGGAGGATGCCGGCGCCGTACCCCACGAAGGACCGTCTCTCTGCTGACCAGTACTACATGCTGAGCTCCCACCCGGACCGGTGCCCAGCCGAGCCACTCCTGGGGGAGAACACGGAGCCAGGCGACCGGCTGTACCCAGATGGCAGCATGCACCGAGTGCcagatgctgcagcagcaggtgacAAACTGCTGCTCTCCCCCCTCAAGAGCCACATGCCGCACCGGCACAGCGCTCCCGAGCAGCTGCTGGCCTCCCAGCTCCGCTCCCTCCAGGTGGGCACTGGCAGCGGGCGAGCCTCACCAGCCCCCGACGGGCACCGCTGGACCCTTTCCCCTCTGCACCCCGAGGGCAGCCGGCCAGGGGCCACAGGGGCCACCGAGGATCCTCCGCTCTGCCCAGAGCCGTGCCGCCGTCCGCCACCCTGCCGCTGCTGCCCTGAGCCACAGCGAGCCTGCAGGCAGGACGGGCAGGGGGCCAGCCCAGTGCGCGGCACCGAGGGGCTGGCGGAGGAGGAGAgccgggcagcggggcggcgggcTGGGGGTCCTCCCCACCGCTCTGCTCAGATGCGCCGTCGCAGCGATCGCTTCGCCACCAGCCTGCGCAACGAGATCCAGCGGCGCAAAGCCCAGCTGCAGAAGAGCCGGGGTCCCGGCGCCCCGATGCCTAGCGAGGAGCCGGTGGATGAGGCAGAGGAGCCCCCCGAGGGCAGCGTGCCGGCAGAGGGACCTCGCGCCCCAGCTGAGCGGTTGAGCCCCGGCCCGAGTGAGGACGGCAGGAACCCAGGCCGCTCGGGGGACCGGGGCATCCCCACCCCTGACCCGCTGCCAGTTCCCAAAGGGCCCCCATCGCCCGAGCGGGTGGTGCCGACGGGCCGGGGCCGCTGGCGCTGGTCCCCGGAGCGCAAGCTGCAACGGCAGCGCTCGCCCAGCCCCGGTGAGCTGGAGGGCTACAGCCAGGGGCCGGCGGCCCCCAGCTCCCCGCCACGGGATGACGACGaggctgtcctcctgccctTCGCCGACCGTCGCCGGTTCTTCGAGGAGAGCAGCCGGCCAGCGCCACCCCGGCACTGCAAGCCCCCGGCAGGTGATCCTGGTGCCTTccagccccccggccccgagCGCCGGGATGCACGCCGCCTCTCCGTGGACCAGCCCTACGGCTCTCCCTCACCCGGCCGCCccggctctgccagcccctATGCCGAGTGCTGCCGGGAGCAGCCCCCTTGCTACAAACCGCTGGGGAGGCCGGGGGAGCTGGAGTACCTGCGGGGCTTCTCCTATCCCTACGGGGGTCCTGTGCGCCCTGAGCCCTGCCGCTACTGCGGGGGTGACCTGTGCCCCCCGCCGCTACCCCGTGGCCATGCCTGCCGctgccacccccagccctgggtgCGCTGTTCTgactgctgctgcccagccccccGCCCTGGGCGGGAGGAGAGTGATGCCTGGCCCCCTCGGAGAGCTTTCGCCCCG GAATTTCCTCCGGATGAGTGGGAACCACCAGCAACAACCAGGAAAGCCAGCCAGTCCATCAG TGAGCTCTCCCACTACCAACTGGGCTTTCCGAGGCTTGGCCCCTTCCGCCCTTGCTTCGAGAGTGCCGAGCCAGAGTGGCCACCCTGCTACCGGGCCACGTCCACACACGACCTTCTGTGGGATGGCAACCGCCTGGCCCACTCCGCTGAAAGCCCCCCGGATTCCCTGCACCGCCCACTGCGGGGCAGAGCCTTCTCTGAGAGCCATCTCAACCTGGAGCCCACCAGCCCCCGGGGCCGTGACCGAAGGGACCTTCTACGTGCCAAGCTGGACCCACCAGGTGTCCCAAAAAAGAAGGgccccccacctccccgcccgcctccccccaACTGGGAGAAATACAGGCAGCGCAGGACATCCCAGCACTTGCCGGATGGCTCTGGGCATGGCTCTGCCTTCACCGCCACCCCAGTGCCGACCTGCAGCATCACTGAGGCCGTGCGTGAGCGGTCGCAGAGTTTCACCGGGGAGCAGGGGGGCCGGTCCCGGGGGCACGCTGCTCgcccccctgccccaccagGTGCCTGGCCCCGACCTGAGCCCTCTGGATCACTCCACCGGACACCCGAGCCCGATGCTGGCAGCACCGAGATTTGCAG CAGGGCAGTGGGGGCCGGGGAGGACCGGCCGAAGATGAAGCACCCCTGGGAGATGGAGGAGCAGCCCCAAAGGCTCGGCTGGAATCAGGAGCGGGCCTGGGCTGGCCCCCGTGGGGCGG GCAGGGACCGCGCCCTGGCTGGCATCCTGGCACCCTCGGCCCCCCTTGGCACCGAGGTGATGGGCAATCTGCTGGTGGCAGGGGAGCGGCAGGCCTGGCGGGAGCATTTCCAGGAGGACTGGCGCCtggaggccctggcacaggacAG GCAGGGATTCGAGCCCATCTCGCCACCCCCTGGGAGCACCGCCAGCTCCATCTCCTACCCAGCGTATTACGGCgtggcagcaggcagagccgaGCCACTCAGCAAGGTGAAGGAGCTGCCGGAGGTGGTGGAGGGAAGCTCGGAGGATGATGAGGAGGAGGTGGACCATGAGCTGGTGGAGAAGAAG CTGCAGCTGATTGAGAGCCTGAGCCGCAAGCTGGCGGTGCTGCGGGAGGCACAGCGGGGGCTGCAGGAAGACATCAGCGCCAATGGGGCCCTGGGCGAGGATGTGGCTGCCCGCCTGCAAGCCCTCTGCACCCCGGGGGAGTTTGACAAGTACCGCCTCTTCGTGGGTGACCTGGACAAGGTGGTTAacctcctgctctccctctcGGGGCGTCTGGCCCGGGTGGAGACTGCCCTGGACAGCCTGGGGCCACACGCCCCCGCCGAGGACAAG GTGGccctgcaggagaagcagcGGCTGCTGGCGGAGCAGCTGGAGGACGCCAAGGAGCTGAAGGAGCATGtggggcggcgggaggaggcggTGGGTGCCATGGTGGCGCGGTACCTGCCCACCGAGCACCTTCAGGACTACCAGCACTTCGTCAAGATGAAGTCAGCCCTCATTGCCGAGCAGCGGGAGCTGGAGGAAAAGATCAAGCTGGGCCAGGAGCAGCTCCGCTGCCTGCGTGAGAGCCTTGGCCAGGCCCCCAAGGGCTGTTAG
- the SHROOM4 gene encoding protein Shroom4 isoform X8 translates to MERAEGRPGAPQYVHVQLQGGAPWGFTLRGGLEHGEPLIISKVEDGGKAALSRRLQPGDELVNISGTPLYGSCQEALILIKGSYRTLKMIVRRRSVPVLRPHSWHVSKLAESRPDIPAMHCPADAFSLSWPSGCDVSELSLQWNPLSRHCSTDQSSSIGSMESLDQPSQAYYEGDPSPVDQGMYHSKRDSAYSSFSASSIASDCTLSLRPEEAASVDSGLQGTCKPPDGRYLTTGAESPASRHPEAWRAPVPPQPPVRRDSLRAAPASGGDRRRVSVSADMLHAKGRWISDTFLCQRDGEVEAVGGRMPAPYPTKDRLSADQYYMLSSHPDRCPAEPLLGENTEPGDRLYPDGSMHRVPDAAAAGDKLLLSPLKSHMPHRHSAPEQLLASQLRSLQVGTGSGRASPAPDGHRWTLSPLHPEGSRPGATGATEDPPLCPEPCRRPPPCRCCPEPQRACRQDGQGASPVRGTEGLAEEESRAAGRRAGGPPHRSAQMRRRSDRFATSLRNEIQRRKAQLQKSRGPGAPMPSEEPVDEAEEPPEGSVPAEGPRAPAERLSPGPSEDGRNPGRSGDRGIPTPDPLPVPKGPPSPERVVPTGRGRWRWSPERKLQRQRSPSPGELEGYSQGPAAPSSPPRDDDEAVLLPFADRRRFFEESSRPAPPRHCKPPAGDPGAFQPPGPERRDARRLSVDQPYGSPSPGRPGSASPYAECCREQPPCYKPLGRPGELEYLRGFSYPYGGPVRPEPCRYCGGDLCPPPLPRGHACRCHPQPWVRCSDCCCPAPRPGREESDAWPPRRAFAPEFPPDEWEPPATTRKASQSISELSHYQLGFPRLGPFRPCFESAEPEWPPCYRATSTHDLLWDGNRLAHSAESPPDSLHRPLRGRAFSESHLNLEPTSPRGRDRRDLLRAKLDPPGVPKKKGPPPPRPPPPNWEKYRQRRTSQHLPDGSGHGSAFTATPVPTCSITEAVRERSQSFTGEQGGRSRGHAARPPAPPGAWPRPEPSGSLHRTPEPDAGSTEICRQGFEPISPPPGSTASSISYPAYYGVAAGRAEPLSKVKELPEVVEGSSEDDEEEVDHELVEKKLQLIESLSRKLAVLREAQRGLQEDISANGALGEDVAARLQALCTPGEFDKYRLFVGDLDKVVNLLLSLSGRLARVETALDSLGPHAPAEDKVALQEKQRLLAEQLEDAKELKEHVGRREEAVGAMVARYLPTEHLQDYQHFVKMKSALIAEQRELEEKIKLGQEQLRCLRESLGQAPKGC, encoded by the exons ATGGAGCGGGCCGAGGGCCGGCCCGGTGCCCCCCAGTACGTGCATGTGCAGCTGCAGGGGGGCGCGCCCTGGGGCTTCACGCTGCGCGGCGGGCTGGAGCACGGCGAGCCCCTCATCATCTCCAAG GTGGAGGACGGAGGCAAGGCTGCGCTGTCCCGCCGGCTGCAGCCAGGCGACGAGCTGGTGAACATCAGTGGGACACCTCTGtacgggtcctgccaggaggCCCTGATCCTCATCAAGGGCTCCTACCGCACCCTGAAGATGATCGTCCGCAG GAGGAGCGTGCCCGTCCTCCGGCCCCATTCCTGGCATGTGTCCAAGCTCGCCGAAAGCCGCCCCGACATCCCCGCCATGCACTGCCCTGCTGATGCCTTCAGCCTCTCCTGGCCCTCAGGTTGTGATGTCAG CGAGCTGTCCCTGCAGTGGAACCCGCTGTCCCGGCACTGCAGCACCGACCAGAGCAGCTCCATTGGGAGCATGGAGAGCCTGGACCAGCCCAGCCAGGCCTACTATGAAGGGGACCCCTCACCCGTTGACCAGGGCATGTACCACAGCAAGCGGGACTCGGCCTACAGCTCCTTCTCTGCCAGCTCCATCGCCTCCGACTGCACTCTCTCCCTCCGCCCTGAGGAGGCTGCCTCTGTCGACTCTGGCCTCCAAGGCACCTGCAAGCCCCCCGACGGGCGCTACTTGACCACGGGGGCCGAGTCACCCGCCAGCCGGCACCCCGAGGCCTGGCGGGCgcctgtgcccccccagccccctgtcAGGAGGGACAGCCTGCGGGCAGCCCCGGCCAGCGGAGGGGACAGGCGCCGGGTGTCTGTGTCGGCTGACATGCTGCATGCCAAAGGCCGCTGGATCTCCGATACCTTCCTctgccagcgggacggggaggtgGAGGCAGTGGGTGGGAGGATGCCGGCGCCGTACCCCACGAAGGACCGTCTCTCTGCTGACCAGTACTACATGCTGAGCTCCCACCCGGACCGGTGCCCAGCCGAGCCACTCCTGGGGGAGAACACGGAGCCAGGCGACCGGCTGTACCCAGATGGCAGCATGCACCGAGTGCcagatgctgcagcagcaggtgacAAACTGCTGCTCTCCCCCCTCAAGAGCCACATGCCGCACCGGCACAGCGCTCCCGAGCAGCTGCTGGCCTCCCAGCTCCGCTCCCTCCAGGTGGGCACTGGCAGCGGGCGAGCCTCACCAGCCCCCGACGGGCACCGCTGGACCCTTTCCCCTCTGCACCCCGAGGGCAGCCGGCCAGGGGCCACAGGGGCCACCGAGGATCCTCCGCTCTGCCCAGAGCCGTGCCGCCGTCCGCCACCCTGCCGCTGCTGCCCTGAGCCACAGCGAGCCTGCAGGCAGGACGGGCAGGGGGCCAGCCCAGTGCGCGGCACCGAGGGGCTGGCGGAGGAGGAGAgccgggcagcggggcggcgggcTGGGGGTCCTCCCCACCGCTCTGCTCAGATGCGCCGTCGCAGCGATCGCTTCGCCACCAGCCTGCGCAACGAGATCCAGCGGCGCAAAGCCCAGCTGCAGAAGAGCCGGGGTCCCGGCGCCCCGATGCCTAGCGAGGAGCCGGTGGATGAGGCAGAGGAGCCCCCCGAGGGCAGCGTGCCGGCAGAGGGACCTCGCGCCCCAGCTGAGCGGTTGAGCCCCGGCCCGAGTGAGGACGGCAGGAACCCAGGCCGCTCGGGGGACCGGGGCATCCCCACCCCTGACCCGCTGCCAGTTCCCAAAGGGCCCCCATCGCCCGAGCGGGTGGTGCCGACGGGCCGGGGCCGCTGGCGCTGGTCCCCGGAGCGCAAGCTGCAACGGCAGCGCTCGCCCAGCCCCGGTGAGCTGGAGGGCTACAGCCAGGGGCCGGCGGCCCCCAGCTCCCCGCCACGGGATGACGACGaggctgtcctcctgccctTCGCCGACCGTCGCCGGTTCTTCGAGGAGAGCAGCCGGCCAGCGCCACCCCGGCACTGCAAGCCCCCGGCAGGTGATCCTGGTGCCTTccagccccccggccccgagCGCCGGGATGCACGCCGCCTCTCCGTGGACCAGCCCTACGGCTCTCCCTCACCCGGCCGCCccggctctgccagcccctATGCCGAGTGCTGCCGGGAGCAGCCCCCTTGCTACAAACCGCTGGGGAGGCCGGGGGAGCTGGAGTACCTGCGGGGCTTCTCCTATCCCTACGGGGGTCCTGTGCGCCCTGAGCCCTGCCGCTACTGCGGGGGTGACCTGTGCCCCCCGCCGCTACCCCGTGGCCATGCCTGCCGctgccacccccagccctgggtgCGCTGTTCTgactgctgctgcccagccccccGCCCTGGGCGGGAGGAGAGTGATGCCTGGCCCCCTCGGAGAGCTTTCGCCCCG GAATTTCCTCCGGATGAGTGGGAACCACCAGCAACAACCAGGAAAGCCAGCCAGTCCATCAG TGAGCTCTCCCACTACCAACTGGGCTTTCCGAGGCTTGGCCCCTTCCGCCCTTGCTTCGAGAGTGCCGAGCCAGAGTGGCCACCCTGCTACCGGGCCACGTCCACACACGACCTTCTGTGGGATGGCAACCGCCTGGCCCACTCCGCTGAAAGCCCCCCGGATTCCCTGCACCGCCCACTGCGGGGCAGAGCCTTCTCTGAGAGCCATCTCAACCTGGAGCCCACCAGCCCCCGGGGCCGTGACCGAAGGGACCTTCTACGTGCCAAGCTGGACCCACCAGGTGTCCCAAAAAAGAAGGgccccccacctccccgcccgcctccccccaACTGGGAGAAATACAGGCAGCGCAGGACATCCCAGCACTTGCCGGATGGCTCTGGGCATGGCTCTGCCTTCACCGCCACCCCAGTGCCGACCTGCAGCATCACTGAGGCCGTGCGTGAGCGGTCGCAGAGTTTCACCGGGGAGCAGGGGGGCCGGTCCCGGGGGCACGCTGCTCgcccccctgccccaccagGTGCCTGGCCCCGACCTGAGCCCTCTGGATCACTCCACCGGACACCCGAGCCCGATGCTGGCAGCACCGAGATTTGCAGGCAA GGATTCGAGCCCATCTCGCCACCCCCTGGGAGCACCGCCAGCTCCATCTCCTACCCAGCGTATTACGGCgtggcagcaggcagagccgaGCCACTCAGCAAGGTGAAGGAGCTGCCGGAGGTGGTGGAGGGAAGCTCGGAGGATGATGAGGAGGAGGTGGACCATGAGCTGGTGGAGAAGAAG CTGCAGCTGATTGAGAGCCTGAGCCGCAAGCTGGCGGTGCTGCGGGAGGCACAGCGGGGGCTGCAGGAAGACATCAGCGCCAATGGGGCCCTGGGCGAGGATGTGGCTGCCCGCCTGCAAGCCCTCTGCACCCCGGGGGAGTTTGACAAGTACCGCCTCTTCGTGGGTGACCTGGACAAGGTGGTTAacctcctgctctccctctcGGGGCGTCTGGCCCGGGTGGAGACTGCCCTGGACAGCCTGGGGCCACACGCCCCCGCCGAGGACAAG GTGGccctgcaggagaagcagcGGCTGCTGGCGGAGCAGCTGGAGGACGCCAAGGAGCTGAAGGAGCATGtggggcggcgggaggaggcggTGGGTGCCATGGTGGCGCGGTACCTGCCCACCGAGCACCTTCAGGACTACCAGCACTTCGTCAAGATGAAGTCAGCCCTCATTGCCGAGCAGCGGGAGCTGGAGGAAAAGATCAAGCTGGGCCAGGAGCAGCTCCGCTGCCTGCGTGAGAGCCTTGGCCAGGCCCCCAAGGGCTGTTAG